One Desulfovibrio fairfieldensis genomic window carries:
- the hypB gene encoding hydrogenase nickel incorporation protein HypB → MQIPVVRNVLEANEKMAAHVRRQLSGRKILTLNLISSPGAGKTSLLERTLRDLAGEFRMAVIEGDLQTDNDARRVAATGAQAVQINTDGGCHLDSNMILTALDNLELDGLDILFIENVGNLVCPVEFDCGEDAKVALLSVTEGDDKPEKYPLLFNLAKAMVLNKVDLLPHVDFDMDRARAFATKLNKDLRVLEVSCRSGEGLDAWYDWLRKMRAEKKAS, encoded by the coding sequence ATGCAGATTCCTGTGGTGCGCAACGTCCTGGAAGCCAATGAAAAAATGGCCGCCCATGTGCGGCGGCAGCTGAGCGGGCGCAAGATTCTGACCCTCAACCTGATCAGCTCTCCGGGCGCGGGCAAAACCTCTCTCCTGGAGCGCACTCTGCGCGACCTGGCCGGGGAATTCCGCATGGCGGTCATTGAGGGCGACCTGCAGACCGACAACGACGCCCGCCGGGTAGCGGCGACCGGGGCCCAGGCCGTACAGATCAACACCGACGGCGGCTGCCACCTGGACAGCAATATGATTCTCACGGCTCTGGACAATCTGGAGCTGGACGGCTTGGATATCCTCTTCATCGAAAATGTGGGCAATCTGGTCTGCCCGGTGGAATTCGACTGCGGCGAGGATGCCAAGGTGGCCCTGCTCAGCGTGACCGAGGGCGACGACAAGCCCGAGAAATATCCCCTGCTGTTCAACCTGGCCAAGGCCATGGTGCTGAACAAGGTGGACCTGCTGCCCCATGTGGATTTCGATATGGACCGCGCCCGCGCCTTTGCCACCAAGCTGAACAAGGATCTTCGCGTGCTTGAGGTTTCCTGCCGCAGCGGTGAGGGCCTTGATGCATGGTATGACTGGCTGCGCAAGATGCGTGCGGAGAAGAAGGCGTCGTAG
- a CDS encoding hydrogenase maturation nickel metallochaperone HypA, with product MAIAQSLLAMAEEEIGRRNCSRLELVRVEYGALSGVVPESLQFCFETMIKGTPHEGARLELICLPLRLRCPFCGEVFGGEGQDALWQPCPGCGEQFGHVVEQGKELILSRLEAR from the coding sequence ATGGCCATTGCACAAAGCCTTCTGGCTATGGCAGAGGAAGAAATCGGCCGCCGGAATTGCAGCCGTCTTGAACTGGTGCGCGTGGAATACGGCGCGCTTTCGGGTGTGGTGCCCGAATCGTTGCAGTTCTGTTTTGAAACCATGATCAAGGGCACGCCCCATGAAGGGGCCAGACTGGAGTTGATCTGTCTGCCTTTGCGATTGCGCTGTCCGTTTTGCGGCGAAGTGTTCGGCGGCGAAGGGCAGGACGCTCTCTGGCAGCCCTGCCCCGGTTGCGGCGAGCAGTTCGGGCATGTGGTGGAGCAGGGCAAGGAATTGATTTTGAGCCGCCTGGAAGCCCGCTAA